The sequence CGCGGGTTTGGGGCTCGCCATCGTCAAACGCATCGTTGGGCTGATGGACGGATGCCTGTGCGTTGACAGCTCCGCAAACGGGACCACGATCTGTTTCTCCCTGCCTATGTCCGCTTCCACCGCCGCACAGACCGCCAGTCATGACCCGGCCCCCATCAAGGGCAAAGCAGACAGCGATTTGGCAGGGCTGCGCATTCTCCTTGTCGAAGACGATTCCGTGAGCATGTTCGCGGCCCGTCGTGTCCTGGAAAAGGCCGGACACACCGTCAGCATGGCCACGGACGGCAGCGAGGTGCTGCCGCTGTTGCGGGCACATGATTTCGATGTGATCCTCATGGACGTGCAGTTGCCGGTCATGGACGGGCTACAGGCCACTGCCGGAATCCGCTCCGAAACGTCCCTGGGGGACAAATCCCGCATCCCCATTGTGGCCATGACGGCATACGCCATGAGTGGAGACCGGGAGAAGTTCCTGGCCGCCGGAATGGATGACTACATCGCCAAACCCGTCAGCGCACCCGAATTGCTGGACGTGCTGCGCAGGACGGGAATCCGTTTTCCGGAGAAATCATGAATCGACATTGTCTTGAATTTATTTCGGGAATAAACCAGCCATGACCAAAACCATGCCCCTGAAAAATAACGGTGACCTGCGTTTTGAAGATTTCTTCGATCTGCGGGAGGTCCAGATTATTCAGGACAGTTTTGCCATGGCTACGGGCGTCGCATCTCTGATCACTTCTCCCGAAGGGCTTCCATTAACCAGGCCAAGCAATTTTACCCGGCTCTGCAGTCAGGTCATCCGCGGATCCAGAGCGGGAAACGAGAACTGCATGCGCTCCGACGCCCTGCTTGGTGCGTACAACCCAAGCGGCCCGAACGTAAGCCGCTGCATGAGCGGCGGGTTGTGGGATGCAGGCGTGAGCATCACCGTGGGCGGCAGGCATGTCGCCAACTGGCTCATCGGGCAGGTGCGCTCCAGCCTCGCAGACGAGGAGGCCATGCTCGGCTATGCGAAAACCATCGGCGCCGACCCGCAGGAATACCGCGAGGCCATGAAAGAGGTGCCTTTCATGGAAGAGGCGCAGTTCCGCCGCGTGGCTGATGCCCTTTTCGTCATCGCCAACTCCCTGTCCGAAAAAGCCTATCAGCAAACCATGCTGCTGGAGGAAAAAAGGGAGCGGCAGAAAATGGACGCCATGCGCGAGATGCTCATGGATCGAAGCCTCGACGCCATTGTCGTCGTCGACCAGAACCATCGCATCATCGAAGCCAACAGGCGCTTTGCGGACATGCTCGGCTACACTCCCGCCGAGGTGCTGGGTTTGCGCACCTGGGACTACGAAGCGAACATGACCGAAGGCATGATCAAAGAGCTGTTTTCCGATTTTTCGCAAGTCAATTCGGTTTTCGAGACCAGGCATCGCAGAAAGGACGGGTCGATCTTCGATGTGGAGGTGACTACGGCCGGGGCCAGCATAGACGGCCGGTCCTGCGTCCTGGCCTTCAGCCGGGACATTACCACGCGCAAGGAAGCCGAGCGGCAGCTGCGCCAGAGCGAAAAGCATTTCCGGGCGCTTTTCGAACTGAGCCGGGACGGGTTCATCCTGGCCGACGCGGAAGGACGCTTTCTGGATGCCAACAAGGCATACTGCGACATGACGGGCTATTCGCTGCCGGAGCTACGCGCCCTGGGCGATTTCTACGCGCTCACACCCGAGAAATGGCATGACTGGCAGCGGGACGAGATCTGGACGAGGCTGTTCAAATCCGGCGACACGGGAGTGTACCGGAAAGAATACATCCACAAGGACGGGCACGTGTTCCCGGTGGAACTGCGGGATTTCGCGGTCCATGACGACCACGGCGTCGTCAGGTACGCCTGGGGCATCGTGCGGGACATTTCCGAACGCGTACGGACCGAGGAGCGGATGCGCTCCCTCATGCAGATGGTCGAGCAGAGTCCGGCCTGTATCGTCATGACCGACCCGCAAGGCAACATCGAATACGTCAATCCCAAATTCACGGAGCTTTCGGGATATTCCTTCGACGAAGCCCGGGGACAGAATCCCCGCATTCTCGGTTCGGGCTACAAATCGCGCGAAGAGTATCAGGATCTCTGGCGCACGATCGAATCCGGCCGGCAGTGGCGGGGCGAGTTTCGCAACCGCCACAAGGACGGCAGCCTGTACTGGGAATCCGCCCTCATCGCGCCCATCCTCGACCCTGATGGGCGGACCACCCATTATGTAGCCATCAAGGAGGACATCACCAAACGCCGCCACACGGAAGAGGAGCTGCGCAAGCGCGACATCAACTTCAAGAAGATCGTCGACATCCTGCCGCAACTGGTCTCGTATATTGATAAGGATCTGCGCTACCGCTTTGTCAACGCCACGTATTCCAGTTTTTTCTCGCCCGGGAACCTTATCGGCAACACCGTCGCGGAGGTCATCGGCGAAAAGGCTTTCGAGGCCACACGGGGGCATATCGAACAGGTTTTTCAGGGCAAGACCGTGCATTACGGGGCCACTTTGACGTATCCGGAAATGGGCGAACGCTTTGTCGATGTCTATCTCATTCCCGATTATTCGAGTCATGGTGTCGTGGATGGCTATTACGCGATTCTGAACGACCTGACCCATTTGAAGAGAATCGAGGATTCCCTGCGCCTGGCCAAGGACGAGGCGGAGGCCGCGAACAAGCTCAAGTCCGAATTTCTGGCCAACATGAGCCACGAAATCCGCACGCCATTGAACGGCATCCTCGGCATGCTGCAGCTCATGCAGGGCTCGAACCTGGACGCGGAGCAACAAGAATGCCTGCACACGGCCATCAAATCATCGGAACGCCTGACCCGCCTCCTGAGCGACATTCTCGACATTTCAAAGATCGAGGCGGACAGACTGATTTTCCGGGAGCATGCCTTCGACATCATGGATGTCGAAAAGGCGCTCACGGAATTGTTCGGCCAGGCAGTAAAGGAAGCAGGCATCGCCTACGACTTCAGAGTGGACCCCGGCCTGCCGAAACAGGTCCTGGGCGACGAGGCGCGGCTGGTGCAGATACTTTTCAATCTGGTCGGCAACTCCCTCAAATTCGCTGACAAAGGCTACGTAAGCGTCGATATCACGCCCCTTCCGTTCACGGCGGGCGCGCCGCTGCGACTGCTTTTTTGCGTCACCGACTCGGGCCTTGGCATGTCGGAGCAAACCCAGCGCGACATCTTCGAACCTTTCATCCAAAGCGACGGCTCCTACACCAGACGCCATCAGGGAGTGGGGCTGGGGCTGACCATCGTGCGCAAACTCGTGCAACGCATGGGCGGTAGCCTCTGTCTGGATTCAGTCTCCGGGCAGGGCACGGCGGTGTATGTTTCCCTGCCGTTTGGGCTGCCGCCTGATCGCAGCGGGGAAGATCCCACATCCTGCGGACACTGCGATGGAGTGCCGGGCCTGCGCCTGCTCATGGTCGAGGACGATGCGGTCAATCTGCTTTGCGGACAGCGCCTGCTGGAAAAATCAGGGTATGTGGTCACAACGGCCCGTGATGGCCAGGAGGCCCTTGAAGTACTCATGGTCCATGATTTCGATCTGGTGCTGATGGACATTCAGATGCCGGTACTGGACGGAATCCAGACCACCCGGGCCATCCGCCATGCCGCGCCATTCGCGCACGTATCAACGATCCCCATTATCGCCCTGACCGCTCACGCCATGGCCGGGGATCAGGAAAAATTTCTGGCTGCGGAAATGGATGGATACCTGAGCAAACCTTTTGACATTTGTAAAATCAACCAGGAGATCGCCAGGGTCGTGTCCCTGCCCCGCAGGGGAGCGCGCCAGGCGGATTGACGAGGACAATATTTTGAGAAAAGGCGTCGGCCTGCTCCGTGAAACAGAGCCGGGCCGGAGGAAAAAAAGCCAGCCATGAAAATATAACACCATGAGGCCACCGCAAAAAATCGCGAAAGAGTCTGAATGTCATTCCCGCAAGCGCGTGCCCGGCAGGGCCATGACGGACAATGAGACGAAGTTCATTCCAGGCGGTTAAAAAAACATGGATTCCCTTCTTCAAGGGGATGACGACTTTTTACAACAATCCCGTGCAACCATCATCCTGTCAGTCTTGAAATACCGTCAGAAACAGAGAGGTCTGAATGCGAATACTGATCGTTGAAGATGATTTTGTCGGCCGCAAAGTGATGCACCAACTGCTGCTCGAATACGGAGAGTGCGATGTCGCCGTGGATGGAGTCGAAGCCGTCAAGGCTTTCGAACTGGCCTGGGCGGCGAACCAGCCCTATGACGTCATGTTTCTGGACATAATGATGCCGAACATGAGCGGGCATGAGGCGTTGAAGATCATCCGGGACAGGGAGAAGGAGCGCGGCGTGACACCGCAGAACGAAGTGAGGGTCATCATGACCAGCGCCCTGGATGACGTGAAAAACGTGACCCAGTCCTTTTTTCAAGGCGGGGCTTCAGCCTATCTGGTCAAGCCCATCGAACGGCGCAAGGTCATCGAAGAGCTGCGCAAACTGGGTCTGGTGTAATCCGCTTGTGCCGATCCGCCGGTCAGGATCGGCACAATTGCAGAACCAGGGGCGCGATCTGGGTCAGCGGCACTATTTTGTCCACGCCGCCCAGTTTGATGGCCTCGCCGGGCATGCCGAAGACAACGCATGACGCCTCATCCTGGGCCACGGTCACGGCTCCGGCCTCGTGCATCTCAAGCATGGCCTTGGCTCCATCGTCGCCCATGCCGGTCATGATGACGCCCACCGCGTTTTTGCCCGCGTAACGCGCAGCCGACCGGAAGAGCACGTCCACGGAAGGGCGGTGCCGTGAGACCAGCGGTCCCTCCTTGACCTGCACGTAATATCTGGCGCCGCTGCGTTTAAGCAGCATGTGCTGATTGCCCGGGGCGACGAGGGCCTGACCGCGCAGCACGGTGTCGTTGTCGACGGCTTCCTTGACCACGATGTCGCACAGGGTGTTCAGGCGCTGGGCAAAGGCGGCCGTGAATTTCTCCGGCATGTGCTGGACAATGACGATGCCCGGGCAATCCACCGGCATGGATTGCAGCAGGGTCAAGAGGGCCTCGGTCCCGCCCGTGGAGGCCCCGACCACGACAACCTTCTCCGTGGTCTGGATCATGGCGTTGGACGCGGCCTTGGGCAGCATGACGTCGGCGTTGAGTTTCTGAGTGATCTTCAAGGTCCGGGGCACATATTTGACCACCTTTGCCTTGGCTGCGGCCTTGACCTCGTCGCAGAGCATGATCCGCGACTCCTCCATGAACTGCTTGGTGCCCACCTTGGGCTTCTGGATGATGGACACGGCCCCGTATTCCAGGGCCTTCATGGTCGTTTCGGCGTTTTTTTCGGTCAGGGTGGAGCAGATGATGGTCGGAATGGGGTGCTGGGTCATGATCTTTTTGAGAAACGTGATTCCGTCCATGCGCGGCATCTCCACATCCAGGGAAAGGACATCCGGGGTCTGATCGCGCATGATCTCCGCCGCCGCGAAGGGGTCTCCCGCCGCGCCGATGACCTCGATCTCCGGATCCGAGGAATAGATGGAGGTCAGTGTCTGGCGGACCAGGGCCGAATCATCCACTATAAGAATGCGTATTTTATTTTTCATGCACGCAGGCTCCGGATTTGCATACAACAAACTGATTTTTTTGCTTATATAACGTTACGACCAGAGAGTAAACCAGGAAATGGATTTGAAGTGCCTAGATCGCCTGATACAGCGCATGATCCAGGTGACGGAAACCCGGCATTCGCGGCATGCGCGCCCCCAGGACCAGAATGCCGCCCGGAGCCAGATACTGACGTAGACGGCCGGCCAGGGCCAGAGCCAGGGCGGGGTGAAAATGATGCAGTACCTGACGGCAGACAATGACATCCATGGGTTCGCGCAGGGCGAAGGACTCGAAAATGTCCTGACACCGGAAATTGACCATGTCGCGCACCCCGGGCCGCAGCCGAACCAGGTTCGTGGCGGAATTGCGACTGCGCAGAAAATAGCGTTTGATCAGGGCTTGCGGCAAATCCCGGACGCTGGACGAAGAGTACACCCCGCGTTTGGCCTGGCTAACGTTGACAGGCAGGAAATCCGTAGCCAGTATTGAAAATTGGAGCCCGGAGTGCTCTTTGGCCTCTTCCAGCAGGGTGATGCACAGACTGTAGGCGTCGAGCCCGCGATCACATCCTGCCACAAGGAACGAGGAGAGCGGAGTGGACCCGTTGAGATGATGATCGGCGACGATTTCCGCCAGGAACTCAAATTGCCGGGCATCATGCAAAAAGCCGTGGTCCTTGCCCAGGGCATCGACAAGATAGGGCAGTTCCAGCCGCAGACCCGAGCGAAAGGTGTTTTCTTCTGATGACATGTGCATGGATAAAGGTTACTTTTATCTACAGAATGATCGCTGCCCTGAACGTACACCCAAGGTTTCCAAGTCGGCAATGCAAAGAATCGCAAAAAACAGGATGATCGTCCCGACACAGGCCGTTGACGGCCTCGAAGATTGTCGGGAGCTGCCTCATGACTACCTGCTGGTAGGGCAGGGAGGAGTCTATGCCGCCCCGACTCTGGTGCAGACGGTGCTCGGTTCGTGCGTTTCCGTGACCATGTATTGCGCGAAATACCGCTGGGGCGGAATTTTTCATGCCTTGCTGCCGCGCATCGGCGATTTTCCAGGGAGCAGATCCAGCGGCGATCAGTACCGGTACGTCGACTCGTCCATCTGGAGCCTGCTGCGGGAATTCGCCAAGGCAGGAATTTCAGCAAAGAGCCTCGAATGCAAGGTTTTTGGCGGGGCCTCCCCGCTGCATCAGAATTGCGACGCATCGGCTGGAAACCGCAACGTGCAGGTCGCCATGGAGGTGCTGGCCAACGAGGGCGTGACGGTAAGCGCCTCCAGCGTCGGCGGCTACGGCGGCCGTAAGCTTTTCTTCCGCACAGACACGGGCCTGATTCTGCAGAAACGCTTCCAGGTCAAAACCTGCAGGGATTGCGGGAGCTGAAACTTCTTTTTTCAGCCTCCTGGAATATGCGTGCCTTATCCGGTCCAGACATCGCTACGTGTTGCCGACACAATGCAATAACTCCCGCCTGACATCATCGAATTCGGACAGCTCTTCATGGCTGGCTTAGGTTTTTGCTGACCGTTT is a genomic window of Desulfomicrobium baculatum DSM 4028 containing:
- a CDS encoding response regulator; amino-acid sequence: MRILIVEDDFVGRKVMHQLLLEYGECDVAVDGVEAVKAFELAWAANQPYDVMFLDIMMPNMSGHEALKIIRDREKERGVTPQNEVRVIMTSALDDVKNVTQSFFQGGASAYLVKPIERRKVIEELRKLGLV
- a CDS encoding protein-glutamate methylesterase/protein-glutamine glutaminase encodes the protein MKNKIRILIVDDSALVRQTLTSIYSSDPEIEVIGAAGDPFAAAEIMRDQTPDVLSLDVEMPRMDGITFLKKIMTQHPIPTIICSTLTEKNAETTMKALEYGAVSIIQKPKVGTKQFMEESRIMLCDEVKAAAKAKVVKYVPRTLKITQKLNADVMLPKAASNAMIQTTEKVVVVGASTGGTEALLTLLQSMPVDCPGIVIVQHMPEKFTAAFAQRLNTLCDIVVKEAVDNDTVLRGQALVAPGNQHMLLKRSGARYYVQVKEGPLVSRHRPSVDVLFRSAARYAGKNAVGVIMTGMGDDGAKAMLEMHEAGAVTVAQDEASCVVFGMPGEAIKLGGVDKIVPLTQIAPLVLQLCRS
- a CDS encoding PAS domain S-box protein; this encodes MTKTMPLKNNGDLRFEDFFDLREVQIIQDSFAMATGVASLITSPEGLPLTRPSNFTRLCSQVIRGSRAGNENCMRSDALLGAYNPSGPNVSRCMSGGLWDAGVSITVGGRHVANWLIGQVRSSLADEEAMLGYAKTIGADPQEYREAMKEVPFMEEAQFRRVADALFVIANSLSEKAYQQTMLLEEKRERQKMDAMREMLMDRSLDAIVVVDQNHRIIEANRRFADMLGYTPAEVLGLRTWDYEANMTEGMIKELFSDFSQVNSVFETRHRRKDGSIFDVEVTTAGASIDGRSCVLAFSRDITTRKEAERQLRQSEKHFRALFELSRDGFILADAEGRFLDANKAYCDMTGYSLPELRALGDFYALTPEKWHDWQRDEIWTRLFKSGDTGVYRKEYIHKDGHVFPVELRDFAVHDDHGVVRYAWGIVRDISERVRTEERMRSLMQMVEQSPACIVMTDPQGNIEYVNPKFTELSGYSFDEARGQNPRILGSGYKSREEYQDLWRTIESGRQWRGEFRNRHKDGSLYWESALIAPILDPDGRTTHYVAIKEDITKRRHTEEELRKRDINFKKIVDILPQLVSYIDKDLRYRFVNATYSSFFSPGNLIGNTVAEVIGEKAFEATRGHIEQVFQGKTVHYGATLTYPEMGERFVDVYLIPDYSSHGVVDGYYAILNDLTHLKRIEDSLRLAKDEAEAANKLKSEFLANMSHEIRTPLNGILGMLQLMQGSNLDAEQQECLHTAIKSSERLTRLLSDILDISKIEADRLIFREHAFDIMDVEKALTELFGQAVKEAGIAYDFRVDPGLPKQVLGDEARLVQILFNLVGNSLKFADKGYVSVDITPLPFTAGAPLRLLFCVTDSGLGMSEQTQRDIFEPFIQSDGSYTRRHQGVGLGLTIVRKLVQRMGGSLCLDSVSGQGTAVYVSLPFGLPPDRSGEDPTSCGHCDGVPGLRLLMVEDDAVNLLCGQRLLEKSGYVVTTARDGQEALEVLMVHDFDLVLMDIQMPVLDGIQTTRAIRHAAPFAHVSTIPIIALTAHAMAGDQEKFLAAEMDGYLSKPFDICKINQEIARVVSLPRRGARQAD
- a CDS encoding chemotaxis protein CheD, with the protein product MIVPTQAVDGLEDCRELPHDYLLVGQGGVYAAPTLVQTVLGSCVSVTMYCAKYRWGGIFHALLPRIGDFPGSRSSGDQYRYVDSSIWSLLREFAKAGISAKSLECKVFGGASPLHQNCDASAGNRNVQVAMEVLANEGVTVSASSVGGYGGRKLFFRTDTGLILQKRFQVKTCRDCGS
- a CDS encoding CheR family methyltransferase; the protein is MHMSSEENTFRSGLRLELPYLVDALGKDHGFLHDARQFEFLAEIVADHHLNGSTPLSSFLVAGCDRGLDAYSLCITLLEEAKEHSGLQFSILATDFLPVNVSQAKRGVYSSSSVRDLPQALIKRYFLRSRNSATNLVRLRPGVRDMVNFRCQDIFESFALREPMDVIVCRQVLHHFHPALALALAGRLRQYLAPGGILVLGARMPRMPGFRHLDHALYQAI